A window of Bacteroidota bacterium genomic DNA:
AAAACCACCTACAGCCACGACTTGTTGGCCGAAGAGGCCATCTCTTTTGTCCAGGAAGACAGTGAGCAGCCATATTTCCTCCTGCTCACCGTTACGATCCCGCACGCCAACAACGAAGCCGGTGACGAAGGCATGGAAGTACCAGACCTGGGTGCCTACGCAGACAAAGAGTGGCCGGCCCCGCAGAAAGGACTCGCCGCCATGATTTCACGCATGGACACAGACATCGGCAGGCTACTCACTGCAGTTGAGGCTACAGGTGAAACAGACAATACGCTCGTCCTATTCACTTCAGACAATGGCCCCCATGCGGAGGGTGGCAACGACCCTGATTATTTCGACTCAAATGGCGATTTGCGTGGTAAAAAGCGCGATTTGTATGAAGGAGGCATCCGGGTGCCGCTGCTGGCAAAATGGCCAGGTGTGATCTCAGCCGGCAGCACATCTGACCACATGGGTTACTTCGGCGACTTCTACACAACCTTTGCCGAAGCTGCTAATTTGGAGTTTTCCGGACAGGTCGATCCAGACACCCTGAACAGCATCAGCATGATGCCGGTACTGACTGGCAAACAAACACAGGCAACCCACCCATACCTCTACTGGGAATTCTACGAGCAGGGGTCACGACAGGCCGTACGGAAAGGCCCCTGGAAAGCAGTAAGGCAGCCGATGTTTGATGGTACACTTGAGCTTTACAACCTCGACGATGACCTGGGTGAGACAACAGATCTTGCTGCCACCAATCCAGAAATTGCAACAGAAATGGCTGCACTTATGGAAGCGGCACACGTTGAAAATCCCCAATGGCAAATTCGGTAAAATGAAGCGAATTTGTGGCTCATCATAAATTCACTTTTGTCTTT
This region includes:
- a CDS encoding arylsulfatase, which produces MIVADDLGYGDLGVYGQTEIQTPILDQLAADGMRFTNFYAGSTVCAPSRSVLMTGMHTGRNQIRGNREVRPMGQQPLRDETFTMAEAMKVAGYRTGLIGKWGLGAPGSEGEPNRQGFDYFFGYLGQRHAHNFYPEFLFRNTERVPLPGNVLPEPKREDGAGQAIQKTTYSHDLLAEEAISFVQEDSEQPYFLLLTVTIPHANNEAGDEGMEVPDLGAYADKEWPAPQKGLAAMISRMDTDIGRLLTAVEATGETDNTLVLFTSDNGPHAEGGNDPDYFDSNGDLRGKKRDLYEGGIRVPLLAKWPGVISAGSTSDHMGYFGDFYTTFAEAANLEFSGQVDPDTLNSISMMPVLTGKQTQATHPYLYWEFYEQGSRQAVRKGPWKAVRQPMFDGTLELYNLDDDLGETTDLAATNPEIATEMAALMEAAHVENPQWQIR